A genome region from Methanococcoides burtonii DSM 6242 includes the following:
- a CDS encoding ABC1 kinase family protein, translating to MPSKLVRRYSMVKRYGIIIDTLVKYGFGYFVDQMGIRPLGSFRSRFKGRFTSPPRPSSGPERVRKVLEELGPTYVKFGQLLSMRQDLIPKEYAEEFAKLQNEVPSFCFDEVERIVEEEFGKKIEDIFLSFDSSSIAAASIGQVHRAKLLDGTEVVVKVQRPGIRKIIGSDLDILYSIAGFAEEHVEEAKLYSPVEVVDEVYHSIHAEMDYTQEARNIERFRRNFENEPDIVIPNVYWEYSTRRVLTMEYIDGVKCDNFKTLEEMGLDRYKIAENGTKAFMKQIFEDGFFHADMHSGNVLILEDGRICLLDFGMVGSISNEVKNLLVDALLAVTREDVTQYLEVMRDFGMVPDELDVQSFKIEYGYILSKYYGRSLKQLDTPEMIAETMTLLRKFRIRIPPNIALLFKGLMTISGFALQMVPDFNVTVVAEPYAKGIMHNRLKPKQIAESLYSDLWQTARMLHKAPLQISHILATAEKGYLNLKFETHEMDRIVAEISSSSNRLAFSFIISAIIVGSSLIIQTGMEPHIGGVPLFGLMGFSVAAFMGIWLMVYILKTGKI from the coding sequence ATGCCCTCTAAACTGGTACGCAGGTATTCCATGGTAAAACGCTATGGGATCATTATTGATACCCTGGTCAAATATGGGTTCGGTTATTTTGTAGACCAGATGGGCATCAGACCACTTGGTTCTTTCAGGTCGAGATTCAAAGGTCGTTTCACTTCCCCCCCTCGTCCGTCTTCCGGTCCCGAAAGAGTGCGTAAAGTATTGGAAGAACTTGGTCCTACCTATGTAAAATTCGGTCAACTCCTGAGCATGCGTCAGGACCTTATTCCTAAAGAATATGCTGAGGAATTTGCTAAACTCCAGAATGAAGTGCCGTCTTTTTGTTTTGATGAGGTTGAAAGGATAGTCGAAGAGGAATTTGGGAAAAAGATAGAGGACATTTTTCTTTCATTTGACAGTAGCTCTATTGCTGCGGCTTCCATCGGTCAGGTTCACCGTGCTAAACTTCTTGACGGAACGGAGGTCGTTGTTAAGGTCCAAAGGCCAGGCATCCGTAAGATCATAGGGTCTGACCTTGATATCCTTTACAGCATTGCAGGTTTTGCAGAAGAACATGTCGAGGAAGCAAAACTATACAGCCCTGTGGAAGTTGTGGATGAGGTCTACCACTCCATACATGCTGAGATGGACTATACGCAGGAAGCCCGGAACATTGAACGTTTCCGCAGAAATTTTGAGAATGAACCTGACATTGTAATTCCAAATGTCTATTGGGAATACAGCACTCGCCGCGTGCTCACAATGGAGTATATCGATGGTGTCAAATGTGATAATTTCAAGACCCTCGAAGAAATGGGCCTGGACCGTTACAAGATAGCGGAGAACGGAACAAAGGCTTTCATGAAACAGATCTTTGAGGATGGCTTCTTCCATGCAGACATGCATTCTGGAAATGTTCTTATACTGGAAGATGGCCGTATATGTCTTCTTGATTTTGGAATGGTAGGCAGCATATCCAATGAGGTGAAGAATCTCCTTGTAGATGCTCTTCTTGCCGTTACGAGGGAGGATGTTACACAATATCTTGAGGTGATGAGGGACTTTGGAATGGTTCCGGATGAACTGGACGTTCAGTCTTTTAAGATCGAATACGGTTACATCCTGAGCAAATATTATGGCAGATCATTAAAACAACTTGACACACCTGAAATGATCGCTGAAACGATGACCCTGCTGCGAAAATTCAGGATCCGTATACCTCCAAATATTGCTTTGCTCTTCAAAGGTTTGATGACGATCAGCGGGTTTGCATTGCAGATGGTGCCTGATTTCAATGTGACCGTTGTTGCTGAACCTTATGCAAAGGGGATCATGCACAATCGTTTAAAACCAAAGCAGATAGCAGAATCGCTCTACAGTGATCTCTGGCAGACGGCAAGGATGTTGCATAAAGCGCCATTACAGATCTCTCATATACTTGCAACAGCAGAAAAAGGCTATCTCAATCTCAAGTTCGAAACTCATGAGATGGATCGTATCGTTGCGGAAATAAGTTCCTCGAGCAATCGCCTTGCATTCAGTTTCATCATCTCCGCCATTATAGTTGGTTCCTCCCTTATTATTCAGACAGGGATGGAACCCCATATTGGGGGTGTTCCTCTTTTTGGCTTAATGGGATTTTCAGTGGCTGCTTTTATGGGCATATGGCTTATGGTTTATATACTAAAAACAGGAAAGATATAA
- a CDS encoding phasin family protein — protein MIDSIKKLGLFGLGMYAITEEKVDELVKNLVEDGEFNKEEGKKFVEDLVEKQKQQQKDFEAAVSEKVQDVFGKADLATKEEIDALHKKIDDLETLLKEKMKDE, from the coding sequence ATGATCGATAGCATAAAGAAATTGGGCCTTTTTGGCTTAGGTATGTACGCTATAACCGAAGAGAAGGTCGATGAGCTTGTAAAGAACCTTGTTGAGGATGGGGAGTTTAACAAGGAAGAAGGTAAGAAGTTCGTAGAGGATCTGGTTGAAAAGCAAAAACAACAGCAGAAAGACTTCGAAGCTGCAGTTTCTGAAAAGGTGCAGGACGTCTTTGGCAAGGCAGATCTTGCTACAAAAGAAGAGATCGATGCTCTCCATAAGAAGATCGATGATCTTGAAACCCTGTTAAAGGAAAAGATGAAAGACGAATAA
- the tnpB gene encoding IS200/IS605 family element RNA-guided endonuclease TnpB encodes MLKAYKYRLYPSESQSEILMKHIGACRFTYNWALEQKNKAYEVNKEHLSRFELQHRLVHDLKPNNEWLKEVNSQSLLNTLINLESAFTRFFREKKGFPNFKSRKNSVQSFQIPQHYSVDFETNTIKLPKLKQPIKAKLHRKFEGTLKTATVSRTSTGKYYLIILIDDGKELPVKQFFEDRTTLGIDVGLTNFAILSNGEKINNPKHLRNSMDRMKILQKRMSKKQSGSKNRNKSRHNVAKLHEKIRNQRNDFLHKTTSKLISENQAIAVESLNVSGMLKNHCLAQAISDVSWSEFFRQLEYKADWYRKTLLKIGQFEPSSKLCNVCGFHNNKMTLKDRDWCCPECNTEHDRDINAAINVKKFALQNQNLLNI; translated from the coding sequence ATGCTAAAAGCCTACAAATACCGTTTGTATCCTTCTGAATCTCAATCCGAGATTCTTATGAAACATATTGGTGCGTGCAGGTTTACGTATAATTGGGCTTTAGAGCAGAAGAACAAAGCGTATGAAGTCAATAAAGAACACTTGTCGAGATTCGAATTACAGCATCGACTTGTTCATGACCTGAAACCAAACAATGAATGGTTAAAAGAGGTCAATTCTCAATCGTTATTGAATACGCTTATCAATCTCGAATCTGCTTTCACTCGCTTTTTCAGGGAAAAGAAGGGATTTCCCAATTTCAAATCAAGGAAAAATTCCGTACAATCGTTCCAGATACCACAACATTATTCAGTGGATTTTGAAACTAATACAATCAAACTTCCGAAGTTGAAACAACCGATAAAAGCAAAGTTGCATCGGAAGTTTGAAGGCACACTAAAAACCGCTACTGTATCAAGAACATCTACTGGAAAATACTATCTTATTATTCTTATAGATGATGGAAAAGAATTACCTGTAAAACAGTTTTTTGAAGATAGAACAACATTAGGAATAGATGTTGGACTTACTAACTTCGCTATACTTTCCAATGGTGAAAAAATTAACAATCCCAAACACCTTAGAAATAGTATGGATAGGATGAAAATCTTACAAAAACGAATGAGTAAGAAACAAAGTGGTTCAAAGAACCGAAATAAATCCAGACATAATGTAGCAAAACTTCACGAAAAAATCCGAAACCAAAGAAATGATTTTCTGCACAAAACTACTTCTAAACTGATAAGCGAGAACCAAGCAATTGCAGTAGAATCCTTGAATGTTTCGGGTATGTTGAAAAATCATTGTCTTGCACAAGCAATCAGTGATGTTTCATGGAGTGAGTTTTTTAGACAACTCGAATATAAAGCTGATTGGTACAGAAAGACACTATTAAAGATAGGTCAATTCGAGCCATCTTCAAAATTATGCAATGTTTGTGGTTTCCACAACAATAAAATGACTTTGAAAGATAGAGATTGGTGCTGTCCTGAATGTAATACAGAACACGACAGGGACATCAATGCCGCTATCAATGTCAAGAAGTTTGCACTTCAAAATCAAAATCTACTAAATATTTGA
- a CDS encoding ATP-binding cassette domain-containing protein: protein MLRVSDIVKDYEIGENKIRILNGISFDVADGEILGITGKSGSGKTTLLKILRGAEPFNNGSIEIDGSIITELSGAEGAKLLGRSTAIHLQRNFGLWAGPAIENIIRRLNIQYGGHEGMPEPDAPFYDELYERSMAYLRLVGLEHKALHSSSVLSGGEKQRLIIARQLAAQPRLLLLDEPVTMTGPDTKQEIMDVILKLKDRLNIPIIVVSHLPEVHAYLADRVIYLEGGKVVDDGNPVSVLKNFLKDLKPKEKLSELPEKNPCIRAENISKRLVLMRVGEVLNIKDQSLVINKGEIVSFIGSSGAGKTTFLKIMEGLKEPKEGSVSYLHDGEWVNISSFARQRMELWKKISIMHQEFSLSPHSTVRRQIGFRLSMKMHGALEFARQKAQELGISDEMLDKIYILPDMGEIERTNTLNSMRLSMDVYSKLFPVIPNTDVDKYAIPVFEALDLSLDILDKTTYQISGGEHVRAYIALALATEPEFLMLDEPFGDLDPVTLRDVTNSLKRINARFGTTIVLVSHHMDFVKEVAHRAVLFENGSIIMDGDARDVCGKFIEMCGATYLENTLEGLAEQ, encoded by the coding sequence ATGCTCAGAGTTTCTGATATTGTAAAGGATTATGAAATTGGCGAAAACAAAATCCGTATCCTTAACGGAATAAGTTTTGATGTGGCAGATGGAGAGATCCTCGGCATAACAGGAAAGAGCGGCAGTGGAAAGACAACCCTTCTCAAGATCTTGAGGGGAGCCGAACCATTCAACAATGGTAGTATTGAGATCGATGGTTCCATCATTACTGAGCTTTCGGGTGCAGAAGGGGCGAAATTACTCGGAAGAAGTACAGCTATTCATCTTCAGCGCAATTTTGGGTTATGGGCAGGCCCTGCTATTGAAAATATAATCCGCAGGCTGAACATTCAATATGGGGGTCATGAGGGCATGCCGGAACCGGATGCACCCTTTTACGATGAACTGTATGAGAGGTCCATGGCATATCTAAGGCTGGTAGGACTTGAACATAAAGCCCTTCACTCCTCAAGTGTGCTGAGCGGAGGCGAAAAACAGCGTTTGATAATTGCCCGTCAGCTTGCAGCACAGCCTCGTCTTCTGTTACTCGATGAACCTGTTACCATGACAGGACCGGATACCAAACAGGAGATCATGGATGTTATTCTTAAGCTCAAGGACAGGCTGAACATTCCTATTATCGTAGTTTCACATCTTCCGGAAGTACATGCTTATCTTGCAGACCGGGTCATATACCTCGAGGGTGGCAAGGTCGTTGATGATGGTAATCCTGTCTCTGTACTAAAGAACTTCTTAAAGGATCTTAAACCGAAGGAAAAGCTCTCAGAATTACCTGAGAAGAACCCATGCATAAGGGCAGAGAACATATCTAAAAGATTGGTTCTGATGCGTGTCGGTGAAGTGCTTAATATTAAAGACCAATCACTTGTGATAAATAAAGGCGAGATCGTAAGTTTCATAGGTTCTTCCGGTGCAGGCAAAACCACATTTTTGAAAATAATGGAAGGTTTGAAAGAGCCAAAGGAAGGTTCAGTTTCCTATTTGCATGATGGCGAATGGGTCAACATATCCAGTTTTGCCAGACAGCGTATGGAACTTTGGAAGAAGATAAGTATAATGCATCAGGAATTCTCACTTTCCCCTCATTCTACCGTACGCCGGCAGATAGGCTTCAGACTAAGCATGAAGATGCATGGTGCACTTGAATTTGCACGTCAGAAGGCTCAGGAGCTGGGTATCTCCGATGAGATGCTTGACAAGATTTACATACTTCCAGATATGGGTGAGATCGAAAGAACGAATACATTGAACAGCATGCGTCTTTCAATGGATGTTTATTCCAAACTTTTCCCTGTTATACCAAACACCGATGTTGACAAATATGCAATTCCGGTATTTGAAGCACTTGACCTTTCACTGGACATTCTTGATAAGACCACCTATCAGATAAGTGGTGGTGAACATGTAAGGGCTTACATTGCTCTTGCTCTTGCAACAGAACCCGAGTTCCTCATGCTCGATGAGCCATTCGGAGACCTTGATCCTGTGACATTAAGGGATGTCACAAATTCCCTGAAGAGAATAAACGCACGTTTTGGAACTACCATCGTACTTGTCAGTCATCACATGGATTTTGTCAAGGAAGTGGCACACCGTGCGGTGCTTTTTGAAAATGGTTCCATTATAATGGATGGCGATGCGAGGGATGTTTGTGGCAAGTTCATTGAGATGTGTGGCGCAACCTATCTTGAGAACACCCTTGAAGGTCTTGCAGAACAATAA
- a CDS encoding geranylgeranylglyceryl/heptaprenylglyceryl phosphate synthase: MQVEEYLNDIAEREGTVHLTLIDPASQSPEAAAEIAKAAVAGGTDAILIGGSTGAVGVALDQTLIKIKEQVDVPTILFPGNAGGVSTHADAIFFMSLLNSRDINYIITNQVMGAPVVYKSGIEPISMAYIISEPGGTVGWVGDAKLIPRNKPEIAAAYSLAGKYMGMHYTYLEAGSGADRPITPETIGAVKHVLGDNKLIVGGGIRDGKTAKICADAGADMIVTGTIVEETDDVRKKIEEIVSAIKK; the protein is encoded by the coding sequence ATGCAAGTGGAAGAGTACCTCAACGATATCGCAGAACGCGAAGGTACAGTTCACTTAACGCTTATCGATCCGGCATCACAATCTCCGGAAGCCGCTGCAGAAATTGCAAAAGCGGCTGTAGCTGGGGGTACGGATGCCATACTGATCGGTGGCTCTACAGGAGCCGTTGGCGTTGCATTGGATCAGACACTGATCAAAATAAAGGAACAGGTCGATGTTCCTACTATTCTTTTTCCGGGTAATGCCGGCGGCGTGAGTACTCATGCTGATGCTATCTTTTTTATGAGCCTTCTTAATTCACGTGATATCAATTATATTATAACGAATCAGGTGATGGGCGCTCCTGTTGTCTATAAGTCTGGAATAGAGCCTATCTCCATGGCCTACATAATATCCGAGCCCGGTGGTACCGTTGGCTGGGTAGGCGATGCGAAACTCATTCCACGCAACAAACCAGAGATTGCAGCTGCTTATTCTCTTGCAGGCAAATACATGGGTATGCATTACACGTATCTTGAAGCGGGTTCCGGTGCAGACCGGCCGATCACTCCTGAAACCATAGGTGCGGTAAAACACGTTCTTGGCGATAACAAACTTATCGTTGGTGGTGGTATTCGTGATGGTAAAACAGCAAAGATCTGTGCTGATGCCGGTGCTGACATGATCGTGACCGGTACTATTGTCGAAGAGACGGATGATGTCAGAAAAAAGATAGAAGAAATTGTTTCTGCTATCAAGAAATGA
- a CDS encoding 50S ribosomal protein L40e — translation MARFPEAEERILNKKICMKCSARNAVRATRCRKCGYTNLRVKNKDVRRG, via the coding sequence ATGGCAAGATTCCCAGAAGCAGAAGAAAGGATCCTTAATAAGAAGATCTGTATGAAGTGCAGTGCCCGCAATGCTGTTAGGGCAACAAGATGTAGAAAGTGCGGTTACACAAATCTACGTGTGAAAAACAAGGACGTCAGAAGAGGCTGA
- the gatB gene encoding Asp-tRNA(Asn)/Glu-tRNA(Gln) amidotransferase subunit GatB has product MVYENPDGVMVGLEVHVQLNNLNTKMFCGCSTQYHDSEPNTHVCPVCMGLPGALPVINKRAVESAIKIGMALNCEVVEQTQFHRKNYYYPDLPKGFQTTQYDFPIVGNGKVVIEGEDGEHVVRITRAHMEEDPGKLVHIGSIDKSKGTLIDYNRSGMALIEIVSEPDMRSPKEARRYLDKLRNILDYLDVFNGDLEGSMRVDANVSVMGGQRAEVKNISSHKGAERAILYEIMRQKNLLRRGGEVVMETRHFDEARGVTISMRTKEGEHDYRYFPEPDLVPMRVSDWAPAIREELPELPDAKRARLISEYDITEMHAKALTSDIRVADFYEVVAAAVEPRVAGTWVADVLKGELNYRDLSVDSFTTDDIIQIIKLVVEDKVTEQSAVDVIRTILDDGGTPMEVVTEKGLLKVKGDVVTEAVSETIAENEAAVQDYLGGAEKSLNFLVGQVMKKTKGRADARQARELLVAALKS; this is encoded by the coding sequence ATGGTATATGAAAATCCTGATGGTGTTATGGTAGGACTGGAGGTCCATGTTCAGTTGAACAATCTCAATACCAAGATGTTCTGTGGCTGTTCCACACAATATCATGATTCTGAGCCGAACACACATGTCTGTCCGGTCTGTATGGGACTTCCCGGAGCACTTCCTGTTATCAACAAGAGAGCGGTTGAATCTGCTATTAAGATAGGTATGGCCCTTAATTGTGAAGTTGTGGAACAGACCCAGTTCCACAGGAAGAACTATTATTATCCTGATCTTCCAAAAGGTTTCCAGACGACCCAGTATGATTTCCCTATCGTCGGTAATGGCAAGGTCGTTATCGAGGGCGAGGATGGGGAGCATGTGGTAAGGATCACTCGCGCACATATGGAAGAAGATCCTGGTAAGCTCGTGCATATAGGCAGTATTGATAAATCAAAGGGAACTCTAATTGATTACAATCGTTCAGGAATGGCTCTTATCGAGATAGTTTCTGAGCCGGATATGAGAAGTCCGAAGGAAGCACGCAGATACCTCGATAAGTTGAGGAATATCCTTGACTATCTTGATGTGTTCAATGGCGATCTCGAAGGTTCCATGAGAGTGGATGCCAATGTTTCCGTCATGGGTGGCCAGAGGGCAGAGGTCAAGAACATCTCATCCCACAAGGGTGCAGAGCGTGCTATCCTCTATGAGATCATGCGACAGAAGAACCTCTTAAGACGGGGTGGTGAGGTCGTTATGGAAACCCGTCACTTCGATGAGGCAAGGGGAGTTACTATCTCTATGAGGACCAAGGAAGGCGAACATGACTATCGCTATTTCCCTGAACCTGACCTCGTTCCAATGAGAGTTTCTGACTGGGCTCCTGCTATCCGTGAGGAATTGCCTGAACTGCCTGATGCAAAACGTGCCAGGCTGATCTCAGAGTACGATATTACCGAGATGCACGCAAAGGCACTGACATCTGATATTCGCGTGGCGGATTTCTATGAGGTGGTTGCAGCGGCTGTGGAGCCTCGTGTGGCAGGTACCTGGGTTGCCGATGTGCTTAAAGGTGAGCTGAATTACAGGGATCTGAGTGTTGATTCTTTCACAACTGACGATATTATTCAGATCATCAAGCTCGTGGTCGAGGATAAGGTCACAGAGCAGAGTGCAGTTGATGTCATAAGGACTATCCTTGATGATGGCGGTACTCCAATGGAGGTTGTTACTGAAAAGGGTCTGCTTAAGGTGAAAGGTGATGTCGTAACAGAGGCCGTTTCCGAAACGATCGCTGAGAACGAAGCTGCTGTTCAGGATTATCTTGGTGGGGCGGAAAAATCTCTCAATTTCCTTGTTGGGCAGGTCATGAAAAAGACGAAAGGACGTGCAGATGCACGTCAGGCACGCGAGTTACTTGTCGCGGCACTCAAAAGTTAA
- the gatA gene encoding Asp-tRNA(Asn)/Glu-tRNA(Gln) amidotransferase subunit GatA, giving the protein MTKWLSISDVKEKIAATSAEEVTASYLELIDKSSINGYTCTSDGALDTAKMVDKGEVAGPLAGVPIAIKDNISTKGLATTCSSKILEGYVPPYDAHVIERLKEAGAVIIGKTNMDEFAMGTSTESSCYGVTLNPWDHERVPGGSSGGSAAVVAAGEAPISLGSDTGGSVRCPAAFCGVVGLKPTYGAVSRYGLISYANSLEQIGPMATCVEDIAAVMDVIGGYDARDSTSIDKKIDHQAALIDDVKGLKIGVPDEYFGEGVDSGTENAVWDAINKYEEMDASWEKVSMPNTKYALAAYYTIAMSEASSNLARFDGTRYGPRNDGENWHVMASKTRAENFGKEVQRRILLGTYALSAGYQDKYYLKALQVRTLVKQDFDRAFANFDVLMAPTMPLPAFKIGEMVEDPLSQYLIDVNTVPMNLAGVPCISVPCGSSDGLPVGLQIIGNHFDEAALIRAAYSFEKNTDHHKARPGEVA; this is encoded by the coding sequence ATGACTAAATGGTTAAGCATTTCTGATGTTAAAGAGAAAATTGCTGCGACCTCCGCAGAAGAAGTGACCGCTTCATACCTTGAGCTCATCGATAAAAGTAGTATCAATGGATATACTTGTACCTCGGATGGTGCACTGGATACTGCAAAGATGGTCGATAAAGGTGAAGTCGCTGGTCCTCTTGCCGGGGTTCCTATTGCTATCAAGGATAACATTTCTACAAAAGGGCTTGCAACAACGTGCAGTTCGAAGATACTGGAAGGTTATGTTCCTCCTTATGATGCACATGTTATCGAGAGATTGAAAGAAGCTGGTGCGGTCATCATAGGCAAGACGAACATGGATGAGTTTGCCATGGGTACATCTACCGAGTCAAGCTGCTATGGTGTCACTCTTAATCCATGGGACCATGAGAGAGTTCCTGGGGGTTCTTCAGGTGGCAGTGCCGCAGTGGTTGCAGCAGGTGAAGCTCCTATATCACTTGGTTCCGATACTGGCGGTTCTGTAAGATGTCCGGCTGCTTTTTGTGGTGTCGTGGGTCTTAAACCGACCTATGGTGCAGTTTCTCGTTATGGTCTGATCTCGTATGCTAATTCCCTCGAACAGATAGGTCCCATGGCGACCTGTGTGGAGGATATCGCAGCCGTTATGGATGTTATTGGCGGGTATGATGCTCGTGACAGCACTTCCATTGACAAAAAGATCGATCATCAGGCTGCACTGATCGATGATGTAAAAGGTCTTAAGATCGGAGTGCCGGATGAATATTTCGGTGAAGGCGTTGACAGTGGTACTGAGAATGCTGTGTGGGATGCGATCAACAAGTATGAGGAAATGGACGCTTCCTGGGAGAAGGTCTCTATGCCGAACACGAAGTACGCCCTTGCAGCTTACTATACCATAGCAATGAGCGAAGCTTCATCAAATCTTGCACGTTTCGATGGTACTCGCTACGGTCCGAGGAACGATGGTGAGAACTGGCATGTTATGGCATCAAAGACACGAGCAGAGAACTTTGGCAAAGAGGTGCAGCGCAGGATACTTCTTGGAACGTATGCATTATCTGCCGGGTATCAGGATAAGTATTACCTTAAGGCATTGCAAGTGCGAACACTTGTAAAACAGGACTTTGACAGGGCATTTGCAAATTTCGATGTTCTAATGGCTCCAACGATGCCATTGCCTGCATTCAAGATCGGTGAGATGGTTGAGGACCCATTGTCCCAATACCTGATCGATGTGAACACTGTTCCGATGAACCTTGCCGGAGTTCCATGTATCTCGGTTCCATGTGGTTCTTCTGATGGTCTGCCTGTAGGTTTGCAGATCATAGGAAATCATTTCGATGAGGCAGCCCTTATCCGTGCAGCATATTCTTTCGAGAAAAATACCGATCATCATAAAGCACGACCGGGGGAGGTGGCTTAA
- the gatC gene encoding Asp-tRNA(Asn)/Glu-tRNA(Gln) amidotransferase subunit GatC encodes MITKDEVEHVGWLARIEIGAAEAEDYAVKLSSVLDYFGQLDEVDTEGVEPTYHVADIMNVFREDVVKPSLDQKDVLANTAEEKDGYIKAPRII; translated from the coding sequence ATGATCACAAAAGATGAGGTAGAACACGTAGGATGGCTTGCCCGCATCGAGATAGGTGCTGCAGAGGCAGAAGATTACGCTGTGAAGTTAAGTTCTGTATTAGATTATTTTGGTCAGCTTGACGAAGTGGACACTGAAGGTGTCGAACCTACATACCATGTGGCAGACATCATGAATGTATTCAGGGAGGATGTTGTCAAACCGTCACTTGACCAGAAAGATGTGCTGGCGAACACTGCTGAAGAAAAGGACGGCTACATAAAAGCGCCGAGGATCATTTGA